A stretch of DNA from Cryptomeria japonica chromosome 4, Sugi_1.0, whole genome shotgun sequence:
AATTAATTGCAAGGCAGACCTTCTAGAGGTCATCTCCACTCATTTCCAGCTTATTCTCAGCCAATCGCTCCATTTTggaaatatagatatcaaaccctagGGTGTATTTGGAGTTGTAGTTAATATTAGAGCTGATTTCTTATATTCTATCAGCTAGAAATTTGTATCAGacttaaaatgatcaattaaaaGTATGTACATCAATCTTTTTAAGTGAAAGAAAGTTATTTTAATTGCCTTCTTAATGCattgtgcattattttatattGTATCAGCTATTTCTTTCACTTAGCAATcaaaacattgttcaaaaactctcaaaaacccaaacaaaacaaagaaattagtcaaacccccacttaacATACGTTGGCCAAAGACTTTATCACCAAAACAAACAGTTGATTTGGATCAGATTTGGTCAGAAATAGGTTGGGGACCGTTCACATACTTGAAGAAGTGCAGTCCCGTAGAGGCTTTATTATTAGCAAATTTGAAATGGTTTTGAAAAATCTGTGATGAGTGTAGTGGGTTGGGATTTTAAGAATTTTTTCTGTTTTGGGTagtgttttatttttaaatgttgtgTGTACCATTTCTGCAGGGCAGTAGTTTTGGGAGTGAATTGAATTATTTGGTGAAGGGTTTTCAAAAAGGGATGAGAAGAAACCCAACTTTTGGAGAGGAAAAAGACGGGTTTAGTTTGGTTTTAGAAGGATTGAATAAGTCATTTGTTGCAGGTGCAATTTTAGAGGTGTGTTTGAAGGCTTTTGAGAAGCCATTTGCTGCTGATAATATATTTTGTTGCAAGCCTGTATTCAGACCAAAATCAGATTGGTATGGTGGAATGTGAAGCCAATAGGCTTGGATTGATGTAATGGAAAGTTGTTTAATTTTCAATAGAAAATCTCAAAGTTttgtttgctcaaatttgatgtttatatctttaatattttttgtttccAATCAAATTTGCATTAATGTTAGAAGTATGTTTCAAGTGGTTGTTGAGGGACTGCTCAGCCCCTTGCATCACTCAGAAACCCATTATTAACTAGATTGAAGTGAATACCACAACTTAAGTCATAACAATGAAAACACATCTTAAGTGCACTTGCATTTAGGGTTGCAATTAGGCTTTGTGAAAGTTGAATGTTGCAAATATCATGCTTATTGTAAAGTTCACTCAGAAACCCATTATTAACTAGATTGAAGTGAATACCACAACTTAAGTCATAACAATGAAAACACATCTTAAGTGCACTTGCATTTAGGGTTGCAATTAGGCTTTGTGAAAGTAGAATGTTGCAAATATCATGCTTATTGTAAAGTTCAATCTATGCAGAAGAAAAGAATTATCAACTTACATTGTAAATGGATATCTTAATTGTGAATTGAAATCTAAACTGTAGATGAAACTAAATGGATTTAATAACCGTTCATTTTGATTGAATCTAAAGCAAAATGATCCAATTTGTACATAGAACTTAAACTCAAAGATAACAATATATAACTTGCCATTCAACTATATAAAAAGAATTGATGCAAACCAATCCAGGCAGTCTTGAACAAATATTCCAATCCCACACCTTAAAATAGTCAACAACGACAAGTGAACCCCAACAATAATGCCATTACCTACACAAGAAGAATATAATAGATTATTTtctgagaatttaattaaaatgaggTACTTTTCACAAATACAACTGCTGAACACTTATGGCAATGGTAGATTACTTACCTATACTCTAAAGGGTTAGATAACATGGGGCAGCTTTGACTAACACAAAATATCTGCTCTACAGATCCTTAGATTGATGAAATATTAAACTCACAAACTTTTTGTTAATATGTTTTTTCCAAATAAAATGTCCTTTGACTAACACAAAATATCTGCtatatatagatattctatcaaACTAATCTAGGGTTATTGATGAAAGAAATATAGATATTCTATCAAACTGAAACAAAATCTGCAGTAGTTTCAGAAAGAGCAATATTACTTATCTAGAAAGTAAAAGATAAACCTAAGCCATGTTAACTCAGGCATTTTTGCAATGGATTTGCAACAACATAAAGAAGATTGAAGATCACAAATTAAACTATTATCAGCAAGCAGATAACGTAAACATATATGAAAAGAAGAATCTGAGATTGACTTAGAAACCCATGATTAACTAGATTGAAGTTAATATCACAACTAAGTATAACATTGAAAACACAAATTAAATGCACTTGCCTTTTAGGATTGCAATTAGGCTTTGTGAAAATAGACTGCTGCAAAATATCATGCTTATTATTAAAGTTAAAGCCATGCAGAAGAAATCAATTATCAACTTACTCTGTAAATGGATATCTTAATTCTGAATTCAAATCTGAACTGTAGATGGAGCTAAACGGAATTAATAACAGTTCATTTTGATTGAATCTACATCAGAATGATCCAAACATAAGCCAATTTGTCAGTAGAATTTAAACTCATAGGTAAAGATATATGACTTGCCATTTGACTATATCAAAAATAATTGATGCAAACACTGGGTAGCCCAACCGAATGGACAACCAATCAAGACAGTCCTGAAAAATTATTCAATCCCACACCTTAAAATAGTCAACAAAGACAAGAAAAATTGCTATTATCCACACAGAAAGAACAGATTAGCTTCTTCATGGAAATTTTATTAAGATAAATGCTTTAAACATGATGCACATTCACAAATACTATACTGAAACCTTATAACAAGGTCAGATTATTTACATATACTCAAAGAGAGAGAAGAAATGGAGCAAGTTTGTTTAACACTAAATATCTGCTTTAGAGATCCTTAGactgaaagaaatataaaattcagTCTTTAAGTCCTAAAAAATCAATACAGAAAGAGGAGATTGAACTCCCCTGTTTTCAACGCACATTCCCATGCTTTCAAATCCTGTCTCTTGTCTTCCTCGTGCTGCTTTCTCTTCCAACGCAGTCCCTTgtattctcctcttttgtcttgttATCTTGGTCTAGATGAGTTCCAAAGCCCTTTTAACACCGGTCCAACCTTAGAAAGAAAGACCTGGATTAGTTTTATTCCGAAACTCCCATCACCACTCTAAAATGCTTGCTTTAGGAGATTGCATGATCCTTAGACTTAATTAGAGTATTGTATTGGCTGAACATAGCAAGGAATTCTCTTTCACTTAGCCAAAAAGAATCTAATCAAAGTAGGTAAAACCTTGACATGCAGACTTGTCCTCAAATATTTAAAGACTTCATAGCGGAGTTTGAGCCTTTTCTCTATGCTTAAACTAAAAATCTTAGGACCCCAAGCAACAATCTTGGACTCAAGACCTGCTTTCCTTCATTTTCTTGGTTGAATAACGAAGTGCTTCAGGATATTTCTTAAGAATTTGACCGATTTCCTTCTCTGCCAGACCAAGACTTGccatattttcaattttcgctTCCAGAGTTTCAAACCTAACACCTGTAACCACACTGAGGGCTCGCGCAAATGCTGTTGAACCTTCCGGAGTGCCTAAACTATTCTTCACATACTCCACTTTAGGTTTCACCTGCTTCTGGAAATCACTCACCAAAAGCCGAGGCGCTATTCTCAAAGCCTTGCACAGATTGTCCTTTGAGCCAAATAGGGTTTCAAGATGGAGAATTCTAGGGGCAAGACAGTTTTCCAAACTCAAGCTGAGCAATCTGGGTCTATTCAATATAATATGTGCGCTGTCTTGAGTAGACAAACCCATTTTCTTCAGAAATTCCATCTTGGGTCTCAACTGTCTATCCGCTCTCGGTGTAAGGATAAGTGGGTATCTCAGAATGGTAGTCGTAAGCTTGTTTTCAGTGAATCCAGGATCTCTCAGAAGATGAATGACTTCTCTAGCGGTGTTGTCGGATTTGTTCCTCAACAGCAGTGGTGCTCTTCTCATGACAGTTGTCACCTGAGAAGAAGAAAAACCACATTCTTTTGTTAAGAGATCTGAAATGATATTGAGGGAGGGTGTGAAACAAGATGATGACGAAGAAGAAAGTAGTGAGCATGGTGCGAATGTGAATGATGGAGAATGAAATTTGATTGCTCGTGTGAATGATGGAGAATGAAATTTGATTGCTCGAGGAAGGCATGAGGAGTATTTCCCTGAACAAACTATGCATCTCCAAAACAATACAAATGCCATTGCATTCGATGTAAGATATGAGCAGAGCAAATAGAGATAAGAGCACCCAGATGTGTGGAAAAGCTAATCGAGGGTTTCTTCATCTAGGATTAGGGTTTGATGAACATTAAATTCTTCGTATTTCCATCCGTTACGACTATCCTAACAATTGTAATTGGCCTTGGCCTCGAGCTTAATTTTAGTGTAGCATTTCTTATTTATGTTAATTTACTTCATTTTTAAATTatgttgaatttatttattttgtttaaaacCCACATTTTTATACAGGAATTGATAATTtgtataatttataattaaaatttgatttttttattttatttttatttttttgagtatTTACATTTTAAATTTCTAGTATGATGTTTTTAATCATCTTTCAAGATTATAGTTATTATCTTAAATATGATTAAAGATTCTATGTGCAACCTTCGTTTccttttatcaaatttaaaattagccATGGACCTAATGTGATTCTACTTCAATTAGTCATTTCCTACCAATCTAGACATAGAGTGTTGTATAAAAGTATAATGCCCTAGTTCTTTAGAGAGATATAATACCATCATATGGAATTGCATTAGCATTTACAATTATAAGGATGAAACTAGACgtatatatttttctttgtatgtCTATGAACTTGTTTTAAATTAATAAATCGGTCAAAGGGCTTGATGTAAGGCCCACCCCTCTCCATTTCCTACCATATCCTAATTTGTGTATTAATATTGTGTATTGCCAGATGTTTTTGGGACCTATTTGGTGGATGAATTATCTTCATATATGTATTAGATTTTGGACATGAGATATTTGTCTATATTATATGTGCTAACCAATacttattattattcatgtgttcttAATTATACTAATTTCGCCGAAGGCAACTCCTATATGAAATAGATGGGTTAACTTCTCAAATCAATGCTCCTTCACTCCTATATGAAATAGATGGGTTAACTTCTCAAATCAATGCTCCATATTTACTGAAGGCCTTGCAAGACGATTGCAACGTCGAGCACCTGATCagtagttgaagctgctaggactatgttaattcaaggaggtgtagctaagacattttggagataaactgtcagcacaactgtttatacaatgaaccagatactagtcaaaagaggtaaagacaaaacaccctatgaatactggtaCGGTAGATCACCAAATGTCGGTTACTTCAAAAAAaatggtagcagatgttttattaaaagaagtgattatattggtaattttgatgccaaaagtgatgaaggcatatttcttggttactccaccaagagcaaagcttacaagtgctacaacaatcgaactaagaagatcattgaaagtgtcaatgtccaaGTAGATGGATTTCCTGGAAAATAAGAAGAAACCagtaaggagaaggaagaagatgaatcaaacacactatttttggaaccggaactggtaaagccagaagttggagaaCTGAACGTAGAAGACCTAGTTCAACTGGAACGGGAAGGTccagcagaagatgaagaaagtgaagaagaagaacctaaaaaccaAGATCGTGTTATTCtaaggtatgtcaaactcaatcacaaccctgatcaaattattggagacaagaatgtagGTGTGCTAACTAGAAGAgggctaagagaaaactcttgtatgatttccaccattgagcctagaattaCAAAAGAAGCCTttgtagatgaagactggatcaacgaaatggaagaagaacttgaccagataaagaagaataatacttggtcattggtacccagaccagaaaataagaatgtaataggtacaaagtgggtattcagaaacaaattgaatggagATGTAGTAGtggttaggaataaagccagactggtatgaaaaggatatgcacaagagtaaggtgaagattatgatgagacatttgcaccagtagcaaaaTTAGGAGTAAGGACTCTatttgcatttgcagcatacaaaggatttaaagtatatcaaatggatgttaagtcagcattcttgaatggaatattggaagaagaagtctacatagaacaaccatatggttatgcattaactgaaGAAAAGAATATGGTGTGCAAGATGCAtttaaggcactatatggtttgaaacaagcaccaagagcatggtatgaaagattgcactctcacttagtaaagataggttttcaaagaaccagtgaagacaataatatatatctcaagatagaaggagataaaatactggtaagtgaggtatttgttgatgatatcatttttggaggaaatgatgatatgtgtcatgattttgctaatgaaatgaataatgaatatgagatgtcactagtaggtgagataaaaaaattcatagtttttcagatccaacaaatgaaggaaggtatttttatcacacaatccaagtatgtgaaggaagtgttaagaacttttggaatgggagactgtaaaccaattggaacaccaatggttacaggttgtaaattgtcaaaggaagatgattctgcactagttgatgaaaaggaatataaaTCCATGATAgataagctacattatgttgtccacaacaaaCCGGACATTGCTCACGCaataggattggttgctagattttagaaaagtctgaaggagtcacacatggttgcaaccaaaagaatttttagatacttgaaaggcactactgattatggattatggtatccatatgcaagaaaTTTTGACTTAAAGTtctataccgatgcagattgggcaggaaatattgatgataggaagattacaaccggaggagcattctttcttagaggcAGATTAGTGGCTTGAAGcaacaagaaacagagttgtatctctcaatcaacaacaaaagctgaggCACCCCTAAAATTCTATTTATTGTGCTCCCATTCATCCGTTATAGTTGAATCATGAACTAACGAATATGAATATGGTGGACTATTCTCTGATGCACCCGTCTGAGATAGAGATAGGTTATTCTCCAAAATAGTTCTAGGGTTGGCCCCGACTCTATATATCGAGAAGCCTAATTATCTTAGTAGTTGTAACATATACAGAGAGAGGGTAGAGAGAGGGATGACCCCCTACCTCTATATGGGTCGCCCAACCCCCTCTCTCTAGATGGGGGATATAGATAGCCATAGCCGCCCTCGACTGAGGTGGGCCCAATCCCAGGCTTTAAGAATTCCTATCATATATATATGGGGGGAGTTGGAATAGCGACAATATCGGATAAGCTCTGTGTTCTCTACCATGCCAACTAGGGACAAAGGGGTGGTCGAGCCTCCATATAGATCTATAGGCTCTCCCTTTATCAACAGGGGATTGAGAGCGATTGAATAGAATGTTTTGTTCTGGAATACTCGTAAATAGTACGGGGTATGGGCGGAAGGGTTCTATGCACAGTTCAGAGAGTGCTTGTTCTTTGTTCCCAGTCAGAGTTGCACAGTGTGTGAGCCTCACTCAGTGGCCCTACTATTCTAACGGGCGGTGGAATGAATTGGCTTAGTTTGGTTCAGCTCGAGAAGGCGTGAAAGGTGGGAGGTGCCCTACTATCTAGTCGAGTGTGGGCTCGCATAGGATCGATCAGTTGTTGCAATTATGGGATGTCCTATCTCCTCCCACCCAACTTTTATACCGGCCCTTTAATAGTAGGGgggcatagaatagtaggggccccccaCCCCAGCCCAAGATTCTATACATAACAATGGAAGCTCGAAGAGCTACCCATAAATGACCTATCCCTACACCTCTCTTTTTAAGGTCGAACGCCCCACCCTCCTACTATCTCGGCCCCCTTTTTTCCCCCATCGTCCCGGTGTGAATTGAATACGATTATcgtcttctcttcatcttcatcaaatGATTTCATCTTACTACAATAGGCTAATCGTATCTGATTATCATCTTCTCGATCCTTGCTTCTTTACTGTAGGGTGGGGGGGGCCTACTATTTTATGGCTAGTGGTAGGGGCTAAGGTTTCTTCTCGATCCTCTTCTTTCCACTCGATTGAGTGTAGAACTCTCTATAGTTATGGTTGTTCTCTAAGGACAAGACAGAGATAGGCGAGATAGACCCTTGCTAGACAATTCTAGTTAGTTAGAGTTATATATGGTAGTTGGGAGTCTCAGACGAAGTATCTAGTCTAAGTCAATAGATGGATGATCTCGACCCCTCCTGCTCACTCTCTTTGAAGGGGGATTAGCCGGGATTATAGGTCACTCATGTTACGTAGATAGTCCGTCATAATGCATATAGATAAGTCGACCTCTGCTCTAGTGTCCTAGTGAAAAAAGGTTTCTCACGCTACCTTTGGGAACCTCCCGATAGTAGGTGAAGTAAGTAGTTTCAGTATATTAGTTGGTTGCCAACTATAGTTGAGGTGGAGGATGTTggagcttacatgaattgtacccaagcaatttggatgaaacacatattggaaggtttcgaGCTGAAGATATCATAACTGGTAAGAATTTTCTGTGATAACAAAAGtgttataaatatttctaagaacctagtgttgcatgctaggacaaagcatatagagctgatgtatcatttattgagagagaaaATTCAAAGCAaggatgtgtcactggagcatgtttctactaaaGAATAgctagcagatatttttactaagcctctgcctaaggctacatttgaatatcttagaggtaagttaggggttgtacccctacatgaagtcaattaagaagatagGGAAGCCATCAATCCCGGAGcctattgaaaattt
This window harbors:
- the LOC131065521 gene encoding transcription termination factor MTERF4, chloroplastic, coding for MAFVLFWRCIVCSGKYSSCLPRAIKFHSPSFTRAIKFHSPSFTFAPCSLLSSSSSSCFTPSLNIISDLLTKECGFSSSQVTTVMRRAPLLLRNKSDNTAREVIHLLRDPGFTENKLTTTILRYPLILTPRADRQLRPKMEFLKKMGLSTQDSAHIILNRPRLLSLSLENCLAPRILHLETLFGSKDNLCKALRIAPRLLVSDFQKQVKPKVEYVKNSLGTPEGSTAFARALSVVTGVRFETLEAKIENMASLGLAEKEIGQILKKYPEALRYSTKKMKESRS